From the genome of Bubalus bubalis isolate 160015118507 breed Murrah chromosome 2, NDDB_SH_1, whole genome shotgun sequence, one region includes:
- the C1QA gene encoding complement C1q subcomponent subunit A — translation MEAPWGWLVISVLAISLASSVTEDVCRAPDGTHGSAGIPGRPGRPGLKGERGEPGAPAIQTGIRGLKGDQGNPGPPGNPGRMGYPGPSGPMGPPGLPGLKGTKGSPGNIKDQPRPAFSAVRPNSVSRDNVVIFGKVITNQENVYQNSTGRFLCSVPGYYYFTFQVVSNSDICLSIRSSRRNQIQSLGFCDFNSKGFFQVVSGGTVLHLQKGDQVWIEKDPSKGRIYHGSEADSIFSGFLIFPSA, via the exons ATGGAAGCCCCCTGGGGCTGGCTGGTGATCAGTGTGCTGGCCATTTCCCTGGCCTCCTCCGTGACTGAGGACGTGTGCCGAGCCCCGGACGGGACACACGGGAGCGCAGGAATACCTGGCCGACCCGGACGGCCAGGTCTCAAGGGGGAGCGAGGGGAGCCGG GGGCCCCTGCCATCCAGACGGGCATCCGCGGCCTTAAAGGAGACCAGGGCAACCCTGGACCCCCTGGAAATCCAGGCAGAATGGGCTACCCAGGACCCTCTGGTCCCATGGGGCCCCCTGGCCTCCCAGGGTTGAAGGGCACCAAAGGCAGCCCCGGAAACATCAAGGACCAGCCACGGCCAGCCTTCTCGGCCGTGAGACCGAACTCTGTCTCGAGAGACAACGTGGTCATCTTCGGAAAGGTCATCACCAACCAGGAGAACGTGTACCAGAACAGCACGGGCAGGTTCCTCTGCTCTGTCCCAGGCTACTACTATTTCACCTTCCAAGTGGTGTCCAACTCGGACATCTGCCTGTCCATCAGGTCCTCTCGGAGGAACCAGATCCAGTCCTTGGGCTTCTGTGACTTCAACAGCAAGGGATTCTTCCAGGTGGTGTCTGGGGGCACGGTGCTGCATCTCCAGAAGGGAGACCAGGTCTGGATTGAAAAAGATCCCAGTAAGGGCCGCATTTACCATGGCTCAGAGGCCGATAGCATCTTCAGCGGCTTCCTCATCTTCCCATCTGCTTGA